A region from the Pseudopipra pipra isolate bDixPip1 chromosome 8, bDixPip1.hap1, whole genome shotgun sequence genome encodes:
- the TAF5 gene encoding transcription initiation factor TFIID subunit 5, which translates to MAALHEEPAEVAAAQPDPEAGTPPPPPAVPTATAAPAAAPAAAMAAAAEGEAAAGAGDAAPAKPVAPGPAASPAALDRQTLVAVLQFLRRSNLRESEEILRREARLLGDDLGSAALSPASAGLLGGSGSDADSGEALLGRGTGAAAIAIGGSVATVATSSPGVAAVAAVPPGKVGGAVVVEDQPDVSAVLSAYNQQGDPTLYEEYYSGLKHFIECSLDCHRAELSQLFYPLFVHMYLELVYNQHESEAKSFFERFHGDQECYYQDDLRVLSSLTKKEHMKGNETMLDFRTSKFVLRISRDSYQLLKRHLQEKQNNQIWNIVQEHLYIDIFDGMPRSKQQIDAMVGSLAGEAKREANKAKVFFGLLKEPEFDVPLDDEDEEGENEEGKPKKKKPKKDNVGSKSKKQDPNAPPQNRIPLPELKDSDKLDKVMNMKEAARRVRLGPECLPSICFYTFLNAYQGLTAVDITDDSSMIVGGFADSTVRVWSVTPKKLRSVKTAADLSLIDKESDDVLERIMDEKTASELKILYGHSGPVYGTSFSPDRNYLLSCSEDGTVRLWSLQTFTCLVGYKGHNYPVWDTQFSPYGYYFVSGGHDRVARLWATDHYQPLRIFAGHLADVTCTRFHPNSNYIATGSADRTIRLWDVLNGNCVRIFTGHKGPIHSLAFSPNGRFLATGATDGRVLLWDIGHGLMVGELKGHTDTIYALRFSRDGEILASGSMDNTVRLWDAVKAFEDLETDDFTTATGHINLPENSQDLLLGTYMTKSTPVVHLHFTRRNLLLAAGAYSSQ; encoded by the exons ATGGCGGCGCTGCATGAGGAGCCGGCGGAGGTGGCGGCGGCGCAGCCGGACCCCGAGGCGGGgacgccgccgccgccgcccgcggtGCCCACCGCcaccgccgctcccgccgccgctcccgccgccgccatgGCCGCCGCGGCGGAGGGAGAGGCCGCGGCGGGCGCTGGGGATGCGGCGCCCGCGAAGCCCGTGGCGCCGGGCCCGGCCGCCTCCCCGGCGGCGCTGGACCGGCAGACGCTCGTGGCCGTGCTGCAGTTCCTGCGGCGCAGCAACCTCCGCGAGTCCGAGGAGATCCTGCGCCGCGAAGCCCGCCTGCTCGGCGACGACCTGGGCTCCGCCGCGCTCAGCCCCGCCAGCGCCGGGCTCCTGGGGGGCTCCGGCAGCGACGCGGACTCCGGAGAGGCGCTGCTCGGCCGGGGCACCGGCGCTGCCGCCATCGCCATCGGAGGCAGCGTCGCCACTGTCGCGACTTCCAGCCCCGGGGTGGCCGCAGTTGCCGCCGTGCCGCCGGGGAAAG TCGGAGGTGCCGTGGTTGTGGAGGATCAGCCAGATGTGAGCGCAGTGCTGTCGGCCTACAACCAGCAAGGGGACCCGACGCTGTACGAGGAGTACTACAGCGGGTTGAAACACTTCATCGAGTGTTCCCTGGACTGTCATCGAGCAGAGTTGTCTCAGCTGTTTTATCCTCTCTTTGTGCACATGTACTTGGAATTGGTCTACAATCAACACGAGAGTGAGGCAAAGTCTTTTTTTGAAAG GTTTCATGGGGATCAGGAGTGCTATTACCAGGATGACCTGCGTGTACTGTCTAGCTTAACCAAGAAAGAGCATATGAAAGGTAATGAGACCATGCTGGATTTCCGAACAAGCAAGTTTGTGCTGCGTATTTCCCGTGACTCTTACCAACTCTTGAAGAGGCATCTTCAGGAAAAGCAGAACAATCAGATCTGGAACATTGTTCAGGAGCATCTTTACATTGATATCTTTGATGGAATGCCTCGCAGCAAACAACAGATAGATGCTATGGTTGGAAGCTTGGCTGGGGAGGCAAAACGAGAGGCTAATAAAGCAAAG GTTTTCTTTGGCTTATTGAAAGAACCAGAGTTTGATGTGCCTTTggatgatgaagatgaagaaggagaaaatgaggaaggaaagccaaagaagaaaaaacctaaaaaagaTAATGTAGGGTCAAAAAGTAAAAAGCAGGACCCTAATGCTCCTCCCCAAAACAG AATTCCTCTGCCTGAACTGAAAGACTCTGACAAGCTGGATAAAGTAATGAATATGAAGGAAGCTGCAAGGCGTGTGCGTCTTGGCCCAGAGTGCCTGCCCTCCATCTGTTTCTACACATTCCTTAATGCTTACCAG GGTCTGACTGCAGTGGATATTACAGATGACTCCAGCATGATTGTAGGAGGCTTTGCTGACTCTACTGTCAGAGTGTGGTCTGTGACTCCAAAAAAGCTACGTAGTGTGAAAACAGCAGCAG ACCTCAGTCTTATTGACAAAGAATCGGATGATGTCTTGGAGAGGATCATGGATGAGAAAACAGCAAGTGAGTTGAAGATTTTATATGGTCACAGTGGACCTGTCTATGGCACCAGCTTCAGTCCTGATAG GAACTATCTGTTGTCCTGTTCTGAGGATGGCACTGTcagattgtggagtctccaaACATTCACATGTTTGGTGGGATATAAAGGACACAACTATCCAGTATGGGATACACAGTTCTCTCCTTATGGTTATTACTTTGTGTCAGGGGGACACGACAGAGTGGCTCG tctgTGGGCAACAGATCACTATCAGCCACTACGGATATTTGCTGGCCATCTTGCTGATGTCACGTGTACCCGATTTCATCCGAATTCCAACTATATTGCCACAGGCTCAGCAGACAGGACTATACGGCTCTGGGATGTTTTGAATGGGAATTGTGTAAGAATATTCACTGGACATAAG GGACCAATTCATTCATTGGCATTTTCCCCTAATGGAAGATTCCTGGCTACTGGAGCAACAGATGGAAGAGTTCTGCTATGGGATATCGGACATGGCTTGATGGTTGGCGAATTGAAAGGGCACACTGACACTATCTACGCGCTCAGATTCAGTAGAGATGGGGAGATTTTAGCATCAG gttCAATGGATAACACAGTTCGTCTGTGGGATGCTGTGAAGGCATTTGAAGATTTAGAAACTGATGACTTTACTACAGCCACTGGACACATAAACTTGCCTGAAAACTCACAGGACTTGTTACTGGGTACATACATGACCAAATCAACCCCAGTTGTTCATCTCCATTTCACACgcaggaacctgctgctggctgcGGGAGCCTACAGTTCACAGTAA
- the ATP5MK gene encoding ATP synthase membrane subunit K, mitochondrial, producing MAGHDSGSQHQFTGFQKYFNSYTIIGRRNYVIATYTAVALIALYFKFRPKKQTPAVADK from the exons ATGGCTGGCCATGACTCGGGATCTCAACACCAGTTCACTGGATTTCAGAAGTACTTTAATTCCTATACCATCATAGGCAGAAGGAat TATGTAATAGCAACGTACACAGCTGTTGCACTCATCGCCCTGTATTTCAAGTTTAGGCCTAAGAAGCAAACTCCTGCTGTGGCAGATAAGTAA